A single window of Heteronotia binoei isolate CCM8104 ecotype False Entrance Well unplaced genomic scaffold, APGP_CSIRO_Hbin_v1 ptg001179l, whole genome shotgun sequence DNA harbors:
- the LOC132590921 gene encoding LOW QUALITY PROTEIN: fucolectin-1-like (The sequence of the model RefSeq protein was modified relative to this genomic sequence to represent the inferred CDS: inserted 2 bases in 2 codons), which yields PNLARGRPTSQSSTYTHTDGIXGMSSYAVDGNCDGRWISRSCTHTNHERNAWWSVDLGRDYXISAVVVKNREDCCGDRIQGATVHVGGHVGDFGKSSFICGTITDLQKGSLTTVLCNAAWGRYVTIAIIGRETILSLGEVEVTALNIHTSLK from the exons GCCCGAACTTGGCCAGAGGCCGGCCAACCTCGCAGTCCTCCACCTACACACACACGGATGGAA ACGGGATGTCCAGTTATGCTGTGGATGGAAACTGTGATGGGCGATGGATCTCCCGGTCCTGCACCCATACCAACCATGAGCGCAACGCCTGGTGGTCAGTCGACCTGGGCAGAGACT GCATCTCTGCCGTGGTGGTGAAAAACCGGGAGGACTGCTGTGGAGACAGGATCCAGGGGGCCACGGTCCACGTGGGAGGCCATGTGGGAGACTTTGGCAAAAGTAGCTTCAT ctgtgggACCATCACAGACCTCCAGAAAGGATCCCTCACCACTGTGCTCTGCAACGCTGCCTGGGGGCGCTACGTCACCATCGCCATCATCGGCCGTGAAACCATCCTGTCTCTAGGTGAAGTGGAAGTCACGGCACTAAATATCCACACGTCGCTTAAGTGA